The nucleotide sequence CGGATGAACGCGTTCGCCGTCGCCCCCGATGCGATGAAGTTGACGCTCGATTACGGCCAGAAGCTGCTGGAGCTGGGCCTGGAGAAGCGCCTCCAGGAGCTGGTGAAGATCCGCGCATCGCAGCTCAACGGCTGCGCGTTCTGCATCCACATGCACACCCGGGACGCCCGCGCGCATGGGGAGACCGAGGAGCGCATCTACCTGCTGGACGGTTGGCGCGAGTCGCCCCTGTACACCGAGCGCGAACGGGCGGCCCTGGCCTGGACGGAGGCCCTGACGCACGTCTCCCAGACGCACGCGTCCGATGAGGACTACGCTGCCCTCG is from Myxococcus virescens and encodes:
- a CDS encoding carboxymuconolactone decarboxylase family protein, with the translated sequence MKPRMNAFAVAPDAMKLTLDYGQKLLELGLEKRLQELVKIRASQLNGCAFCIHMHTRDARAHGETEERIYLLDGWRESPLYTERERAALAWTEALTHVSQTHASDEDYAALAPHFSEQEIVHLTLLIGMINTWNRISVGFRSTHPVTTPRTEAA